TTCTTTTGTATGTATCTCTTTGAGAGTGGGGTGATGGTCTGGAATACCTCGGTTATTGCAGCTCTGCTATGGGCAGTTTTCCCTTTATCCATTGGCTCAATTAGCTTGCTCTTTATGATGATTCGCAAAGGTGCGGCAACGAAGGTAACAAGTCTCTTGTACTTGACGCCGCCAACTACGGCCTTAATGGCCTGGTTCTTATTTGATGAGCCATTTACGCTCATGATGGCCCTGGGATTGTGCTTGACGATGACCGGTGTGGTGCTTGTTAATGCCCGTCAAAACAATACAGTCGCTACGATTGCTGAATAGAAGGCGAAATAGGGGTGGAATAATTCCCATGTTGGTATAGAAAGTATTTATCATTCCGTATGTTGAAAGTTTTGGAAGGTCTTTTTGGGATGCGTTTGAATCGAATTTGGCTGTTTTCTGTGATTTTTGCTGTTACCTGTGGCGCTTCCATTGCGCCCGCATATGCTGCTAGTAAAGATAAGGACAAGCAAACCAAGACCAGCAAAGTTGTAGTTAAGTCACCCAAGAAACCCAAAACAGTTCGCGTTACAGTAACCCGCGCAAATGCGCCGGAAGTGGCTGCGCCACCTTCCTTTGCTACAGCGCTAGGTTTGCGTGGACAACATGACGATCTCAGCTTGAAATCGAGCGTTGCCATGGTAGTCAACCAAGACACCAAAGAGGTTTACTTTGAAAAGAACCCAAAGGTAAGCTTACCAATTGCATCGATCACAAAATTGATGACAGCTATGGTGGTGCTAGATTCCAAATTGCCTCTAGATGAAACGATTGTGATTAATGCCGAAGATGCGCATATTTATCGCCGCTCTCGTTTAGCCGAAGGCACAGCAATGTCGCGTGAAGATGCATTGCATTTAGCGCTGATGTCCTCTGAGAACCGCGCAGCATATACCTTGGGGCGTAACTACCCAGGTGGCGTACCTGCCTTTGTTGATGCCATGAATCGCAAGGCTAAAGAATTGGGAATGGATCATTCTCACTTTGCTGATCCAACTGGGTTGCTCAGTGAGAACGTCGCTACCGCAGAAGACTTAACCCGCATGGTTAATGCTGCGTATCAATATAAGTTGATACGCGAGTATTCCACTTGGCCAGACTTAACGATGGTGATTGCAAAGCGTCCTCAAAAGTTTTTGAACACTAATCGCTTAGTTCGTTCTGGTGATATGGATATTGGTTTGCAAAAGACAGGTTTTATTAATGCTGCCGGCAAGTGTTTAGTAATGCAGGCTAGAGTGAACAACACACCTCTGTTGCTAGTCTTCTTGGATTCAGTAGGCACACAATCACGCTTTGCGGATGCAGTTCGTGTGCGCGATTGGTATGAGCGCATGCCATCAGGCGCTCAGCCAATACGTCGTTTGATGTAAAAGTGGATCGATTAAGCCGAGCCGCCTGGCTCGGTTGATTTGGGTTTGTAGCCCAGGCCTTTGGAGATTTGCAGGGCGGTATCCTGTAGTGATCTCAACCAATCAGCTTGAATACGGTCTGTAGGGGCGCTTAGTGATAAGCCTGCCACCAATTTGCCGGTATCGTCCAATATGGCTGCCGCAAGGCAGCTAACCCCAAGCTCCAATTCTTCGTCATCGCGGGCACTGCCGACTCTGCGAACATGATTGAGTTCGGTTTCTAGTTTGACTAAATCGGTAATGCTGTTACGAGTGTGCCCTGATAGCCCTGTGCGGGTGACATAGGCGCGAACCTGGTTAGCATCATCGCTGGCTAAAAAGAGTTTTCCAACCGAGGTGAGGTGAAGTGGAGCGCGACCACCAATTGCTCTGACAACCTGCATGCCTGAACGCTCGCTATAAGCTCGATCCACATAAACGATTTCATCACCCTGGCGTACGGAGAGATTTACTGTCTCACCAGTAAGTTTGTGAAGAGTGCGCATCGGTCCCTGTGCCGCTTCACGTACAGAAAGTCTGGCTTTAACCAGATTTCCCAGTTCCAGTAATTTCAGTCCCAGGCGATAGGTGCCACCATCGCCACGCTCAACTAAGCGGCATGCAACCATGTCATTCAGAATGCGGTGAGCGGTGGAAGGGTGTAGACCTGTTTGTTCCGCCAGGCTTTTGAGGCTGCAGGCTTCTTCATGCTCCGCCAAGGCGTCGAGCAAATTCATCATGCGCTCAACTACCTGGATGGCAGTTTTAGCAACTTCCCCAGTATTTTTAGAGTCTTTGACAGATTTGCTGGTATTCATAGGGCCTATTGTAGCGATTTCAGGCCATATTGCATATTGTGAAATCAGTTTTTACTGATTTGTCGCTTCAAAGAAGCAGGCTTGGGGTGGGGGGCATCCTAAAAACCGAATTTAGGCGCTTCTCAGAGCTTTGGCACACTCGTTGACGAGGTCGGGTCCTCTATAGATGAGACCGCTATAAAGCTGAACTAGGCTGGCGCCAGATCTGATTTTTTCCCTAGCATCAGCTCCAGATAGGATGCCGCCAACACCAATAATTGGCAAGCGATCTCCGAGTCGTGCTTTAAGCGTTTTGATGACGGCGTTGGATGCAGCTCGAACGGGGCCACCAGATAAACCGCCAGTCTCTTCACCATGTTCGAGGCCTTGTACTGCATCGCGAGCAATCGTTGTGTTGGTAGCAATAACGGCATCCATACCAAACTCAACCAATAAATCAGCGATTAAATGAATGTCATCTTGATCAAGATCTGGAGCGATTTTTAGAAACACCGGTTTACGAATACCGGTACGATCGCTTAAACGCTTTCTTGCATCATCAAGATTGCGAAGAAGATCGCGCAACATTTCTTCACCCTGAAGCGCACGAAGATTTTTAGTATTGGGTGAGGAGATGTTAACAGTGATGTAAGTCGCGATATCGTAGACTGCTTCCATGCCCAGCACATAATCGCTGGCAGCTTCTTCTATAGGGGTGCTAGCATTTTTACCAATATTGAGTCCTAGGACTCCACCACTTTGCCAGAAGCGAGATTTACGAACTCTGGCAACGCAAGCTTCAACACCATCATTGTTAAAGCCCATCCGGTTAATAATGGCCTGCGCTTCAGGTAGACGAAACATGCGAGGTTTGGGATTGCCTGGTTGAGGGCGGGGTGTAACAGTACCAATTTCCAGGAAGCCAAAACCAAGTGCAGCTAATGCGTCGATGTGCTTGCCGTCTTTATCTAATCCTGCAGCCAAGCCAACCGGATTCGGAAATTCAATTCCACACACACGTTGAGGATCAGTAACTGGTTTACTGACTAATTTATCTAGCAAACCCCAACGTTGCGCGCGATCTAAATTGGTAAGCGTGAGATTGTGGGCTTGCTCTGGATCTAAACAAAAGAGCCATGGACGTAAAAGTGAGTAACGATCGATCATGGCAGATATTATGAACTAGTCAGCTTCTGCCAATGATCCTCTATGAGCCCTTCCATTGGCTGGTACTTTGCCTTGTAGGACATCTTTTCACTCTCTTTAATGTAGTAGCCCAAGTAGAGATAGGGTAGATGTAGTATTCGTGCCTGCTCAATTTGCCACAAGATGCTGTAACTGCCAAAACTAGCCGCATTGTCTGAAGCATCGTAGAAGGTGTATACCGAGGAGATACCATGCTCCAAAATGTCAATCATGCTGACCATGCGTAATCGGCCAGGGTGGGGGTCGTTCGGACCATCTCGGAACTCAACAATGCGTGAATTAACTCTACTTTGAAGTAAAAACTGCATGTACTGATCTTGATCATCACTATCCATGTCGCCACCAGCATGGCGCTCATTTTGATAGCGTTGATAAAGCTGATAGTGCTCTTCTTGATATCCTAGATTTAAAACTGAGGCTTGAAGACCGGAGTGTTTTTTCCAGGCACGTCGTTGACTGCGATTAGGGGTGAATTGATTTACTAAAACACGTGTAGCAATACAGGCTTTGCATGAATCACAGTAGGGTCTATATGTGTATAAGCCGCTGCGACGAAAGCCGGCATGAATCAGTTCGTTATACACATCCGCATGAATTAGGTGAGATGGCGTGGCAACTTGCGAACGCGCAATTTTATTGGGCAAGTAGCTGCATGGGTAGGGTGCAGTTGCATAAAACTGTAGGGTTGTGAGAGGTAGCTCTTTTAAGCGCGTCATAGCCAGTGCGTCAATATTTGCTTATCAAATTTCCAGGATTTAACAATATTAGATTGATTTACAGAAGCTTGCAGTTGTCGCAAAAAGTCTAGACGGGGCATGGGTTTAGCGCCCATTGAGCGTAGGTGGCTTGTTTCTTGCTGACAGTCAATCATTGCTACTTGGTTCTGAATGCACCAGGCACTTAAGGCGGCCAAGGCAAGCTTAGATGTATTAGGTTTACGACTAAACATCGACTCTCCATAAACCATGGCGCCAATAGCAACGCAATATAAACCGCCAATCATTGCACCGTTTTCCATAACCGCAATCGAGTGAGCATAGCCTTGCTCATGAATGGTGGAATAAGCATCCATGATTTCATGGGTGATCCAGGTTCCATCTTGATCTTTGCGAATGCTTGTTGCGCATGCACGGATGACTGCTCCAAAGTCTGCATCGACTAAAAGCTCAGATTGGCTGTCTTTGCAAAAATGACGAATACTTTTTTGAAG
This DNA window, taken from Polynucleobacter sp. MWH-UH25E, encodes the following:
- a CDS encoding serine hydrolase; protein product: MLKVLEGLFGMRLNRIWLFSVIFAVTCGASIAPAYAASKDKDKQTKTSKVVVKSPKKPKTVRVTVTRANAPEVAAPPSFATALGLRGQHDDLSLKSSVAMVVNQDTKEVYFEKNPKVSLPIASITKLMTAMVVLDSKLPLDETIVINAEDAHIYRRSRLAEGTAMSREDALHLALMSSENRAAYTLGRNYPGGVPAFVDAMNRKAKELGMDHSHFADPTGLLSENVATAEDLTRMVNAAYQYKLIREYSTWPDLTMVIAKRPQKFLNTNRLVRSGDMDIGLQKTGFINAAGKCLVMQARVNNTPLLLVFLDSVGTQSRFADAVRVRDWYERMPSGAQPIRRLM
- a CDS encoding IclR family transcriptional regulator, translating into MNTSKSVKDSKNTGEVAKTAIQVVERMMNLLDALAEHEEACSLKSLAEQTGLHPSTAHRILNDMVACRLVERGDGGTYRLGLKLLELGNLVKARLSVREAAQGPMRTLHKLTGETVNLSVRQGDEIVYVDRAYSERSGMQVVRAIGGRAPLHLTSVGKLFLASDDANQVRAYVTRTGLSGHTRNSITDLVKLETELNHVRRVGSARDDEELELGVSCLAAAILDDTGKLVAGLSLSAPTDRIQADWLRSLQDTALQISKGLGYKPKSTEPGGSA
- a CDS encoding quinone-dependent dihydroorotate dehydrogenase; this encodes MIDRYSLLRPWLFCLDPEQAHNLTLTNLDRAQRWGLLDKLVSKPVTDPQRVCGIEFPNPVGLAAGLDKDGKHIDALAALGFGFLEIGTVTPRPQPGNPKPRMFRLPEAQAIINRMGFNNDGVEACVARVRKSRFWQSGGVLGLNIGKNASTPIEEAASDYVLGMEAVYDIATYITVNISSPNTKNLRALQGEEMLRDLLRNLDDARKRLSDRTGIRKPVFLKIAPDLDQDDIHLIADLLVEFGMDAVIATNTTIARDAVQGLEHGEETGGLSGGPVRAASNAVIKTLKARLGDRLPIIGVGGILSGADAREKIRSGASLVQLYSGLIYRGPDLVNECAKALRSA
- a CDS encoding arginyltransferase; protein product: MTRLKELPLTTLQFYATAPYPCSYLPNKIARSQVATPSHLIHADVYNELIHAGFRRSGLYTYRPYCDSCKACIATRVLVNQFTPNRSQRRAWKKHSGLQASVLNLGYQEEHYQLYQRYQNERHAGGDMDSDDQDQYMQFLLQSRVNSRIVEFRDGPNDPHPGRLRMVSMIDILEHGISSVYTFYDASDNAASFGSYSILWQIEQARILHLPYLYLGYYIKESEKMSYKAKYQPMEGLIEDHWQKLTSS
- the aat gene encoding leucyl/phenylalanyl-tRNA--protein transferase, with the translated sequence MSQICWLGPQDSFSNPLLTPDPDQSVPGLIAVSERIYPNQLLQAYKLGIFPWYSDEQPVLWWSPNPRMVLKPNEFHCSDSLQKSIRHFCKDSQSELLVDADFGAVIRACATSIRKDQDGTWITHEIMDAYSTIHEQGYAHSIAVMENGAMIGGLYCVAIGAMVYGESMFSRKPNTSKLALAALSAWCIQNQVAMIDCQQETSHLRSMGAKPMPRLDFLRQLQASVNQSNIVKSWKFDKQILTHWL